The genomic interval aaacttcctaacagtaagagctgttcaacagtggaacatgctgccttggcaagaggtggagtctcctttggaggctttgaaacagaggctggatgggcatctttcgggaatgctttgattgaattcctgaatggcagggggttagaatggatggcctttggggtcttttCCTACTTTTTGTGACTCTAGACACACTGAAGCAAAGCACAAGAGAACAAATCAACGAGTGTCTCTGTTGCAGCACAAAAACAAGGGGTATATTCACAATGCATAGTTATAGaatttgagtccactttaactcctatggctctctagcagagaattctaactactgccccaaactacaaattcccaagATCTGAAAGACTGAAGGCTTCCCCAAGACAAaacccatggtagttaaagtagaatcacagtgctgtGCCTGTGTAGTATGGATACACCAACATGTGAGTCACTTTAGAGAAAAACTAATTTGACATGTCTGTTATCTCAAATCATGGTAGTTCCATGTACCATGTGATTTCCTGGACCTGGAAACTAGTGTGATTTTCTAGATGGTGAGGTCTTTGGCACTGCtagttactccccccccccccccttttagtcCCCCCCAAACACTCCCTTCTGCTCCGAAAGACATTCAATGTATTTTAAAGGTTGTCTCAGAGTATCCCTACCTCAAGCTGCCAGATTCTTGAAAAAGGCACCAGTGATGGTAGAGAGTGATGTCATTTTTGGTCACCCAAAAAGATGGGTGCCAGAACTCCAGAACaaaagccagcgtggtgtagtggtttgaatgttgaactatgacttgggaaaccagagttcaaatccttgtttggccatggaaactcattgggtgaccttaggcaagtcacaccctcttagCCTCTGAAGGAGGCATTGGCaaaagctcttctgaacaaatctgctaAGGAAACTCTGTGATAGTCTTGCCTTAAGACctccctaagttggaaacaatttgaaacaaaGCTACTAttgcttgaaggcatacagcagcaaGAACTCCAGAAATGGCGCAAATAGGGTGATTAAGCTTTCTAGGTTCTGGAGCATGACCAACCTTGCAATAAAAGTTCAACCACTAGTCTTGTCATCTTTTTAGTAAAGAAGGGCATCATCATGTCCTTTGTCTCAGTTGCTAAAATGTTTTGGGTTGGCTCTACTTAATCCTTCTATAATCACTTGCTTCTACAGACTGGTGAAGAAAGATAGGGTCCATGGACAGTTTGAGTTCCTTTTGCATCTCTACTTCCCCTGTTGAAAGTaagttaggcccagtacagatgggctgTTTGCGATGATATTAGGGCTCGATAAGGTGCAGCATCCATATGCGCCGAGTCCTAATATTGGCACCCTTACGTCACAAGGCTGCGgccccatccacacagggtgCAGCCTTGTGACGTAAGGGTGCCCGAGTGTCCAAATGGCTCTGAGTGGAAGAATTGTCATAGGGCTGCGTTGTAGCACTTATGACGcctcaaaaaaggagccgcctagagcagctcctttttgagggtgtgtctgtgctgcagcatgcggatgctgcagcacagatgcgggGCTTACAGAGATGGCTTCTAGCCGCCCGTCTGTACTgccctagtctcaaaggtgctacaagatctctctacgtactgattctacaggctaacacggctatatctttgaatacttcTCCTGTTGTTGGTGTGTACCGTCAGGTCAgttctgactgatggtgaccctaaggcaaacctatttgctcagagggggtttgcctttgcctttctgtcgggaatgctttgattgtgcattcctgcatggcagggggttggactcggtggcccttgtggtctcttcaactctctGATTCCTCTGAactagagagtatgacttgcctaaggtcacccaatgggtttccatgactgatcagggattcgaaccctggtctccagaatcgcagtccaatgctctaaccactacactacactggcatGCTGATGCATATTCTTTCTCTACTTCTTAAATGTCCTGGAATCCTCTTCCAACACCAGGCCTTCCCATTCTTCACCGGGTGTACCTACCTGTGTGTGGACCCAGCAAGAGGTGGTCTGTCTCTGCATggttctgcttcatttcttcctCCACCGGCAGGGTCAGGATGCTCCAGCCCATGGGAGAGTCATTGTCAGAGATGGCCGTGAGCGCCCGGAAAAGAGATGGCACTGGAGACATCAGATTGTGCATGGAACTTCGCTGGGCAGGGCGAGGGGCTGCGAAGGGGCGCTCATCACACAGCCCTTGGAAGGAGAAAAGCCAAGTCAGAGTTCCTCCTTGGTATGGTTGCCAGGTCTCAGGGCTTACCCTGTCTTCTCTAGGGCAAAGTCTCAGGGTGAGAGTACTACCTTAGAATTCCAAAATTAGACTTtgtgttgtcttttaaaatttttaaagagctgttcgacagtagaacacactcccttggagtgtggtggagtctccttctttggaggtttttaaacagaggatggatggcgaCCTCttagtggtgctttgattgtgagttcctgcatggcaggggattggactagatagcctttgagttctcttccaactctaggattctatgattctataccaactgagggattctgggaacagtatTCCAACAATAACATGCCTATACCCCATTTCAACCTCTGTTTTGTCCCTTGCAGACTCTGTGTATACAACAATACCTTGTTGTATGCATTAATATATGCCAGTTAGGGACAAAGGCTCAGCCACCCCTGGATTTTGCTTACCTACACATTCGCAGCAGGATTCCCAGAGATTGCCCAGGCAAAAGGCACATTCTTGGCAGCATGAACAACCAGCACGGTTGGCTTCACACTGGCACACCTCCTGCAAAGAGATACCAGGTAAAGGTGTTATAATAATCTTTCCCTGTTTTCCTAAGGTAGTCACACAGAAATGCCAAAAAAACCATCtttggttagtccttggatgagagaccaccaagaatatcaggtgatgtaggctctatttaagaggaaggaaccggtgaaaccacctctgaggattccttgcctaagaaaaccctatgaaattcatgggattgccataagtcaacaggtgacttgaaagcacacacacacacagacaccaaaGAAAATTGTTAATCACACAAACTCATGGTTACTCTTTCAAGAGAAGGAGACTTCCTGCTGGTTCTTTGCATGATGCTCTTCTCAATGAGCTATGGATGGAtaattctggctgcatccacactgcagaaataatccagtttgacaccactttaactgccatggctcaatgacatgggattctggactggaacatggctttggtgtggcttctggactcttaggacgcatgcatcatttaaacagcctatctccaaagtgacccgaagcagctttattttggcctgtctgtacagggcccaattgtctcacaagactacaaatcccatgattatACAGCATTGAAcgaaggcagttaaagtggtgtcaaactgggttatttctgcagagtggttACAGCATGTCTGATCTCTGGATATGATTGGGTCATCAGTCTCACCCAGTGTGAAGATGCAAGGGTTAGCTGTCTCTTGAATCTCTCTGAACAGAAACTGGGTTTATCTGCTCCTAGAAAACCCAAAGCAGTGGCACATTCAGCCACAAATGTGTTCACTCCACTGATGGTAGGAGTTGCATAGAAAGCAGAACCACTGGTCTCATTTAGCTCAGGACTGGCAGCACCCATCCAGGACTTTGCCTGCAGTGCtgaaatgaagcagtttgttttacctggcatggctcaatgctatggaattctgggatttgtagttttgtaataataataataataagaataagaataagaatttgttttatttatataccgctattccaaagatcatagcagtgaacagcaagtaagctaattagcaagtaagctaatttgcccccaacagtctgggtactcattttagcgacctcctcggaaggatgcaagcctgagttgagcttgggcccttttgctggtcttgaactcgcaaccttgtggttttgagtgaatggctgcagtacaggcatttaaccactgcgccaccagggcttgatgtaagatatttagccttccctctgtcagtgagttctggcatcccaccaaactacaaaccccataattccatagcttcgggccatggcagttaaagtggtgtcaaactgcattatttctatagtgcgcaTACAGCCCAAGTTTTCAGGCACAAACTTTCCCCCTATctcttcttaggctgcatccacactggagaaataacctggtttggcaccgctttaagtggcctggctcaaggctatggaattctgggagttggagtttgttgtggggcccagagcacatgccaaaccaggttacttctccagtgtggatgcagccccagtgatCCTTGTTATCTTCTGTCTCCCATCTAAATATTAATTAGATCTGACTTGGTTACCTTCCAAAAACATGAGATCAGGTTTGCCCGGAGTAATATGCTAAATATTCCATCATCTCAAGTAACTGTTTTTGGCTGCTAGCCACTGCATTGAACCACCTATTTTAACTTGGAGGAGTTAGAGGCATGCCTAGAAAAAATGCTTCAGTAGTCTGCAGGTCTCCAGACAAATTTGAGGTGTGGGCATTGCCCCTCCTGGCATCTCACCTGCAGCAGGCATTTACTGACGTCGCTGGCACAGAGGGCTTTATTGCAGCCGTGGGCAGGGGAGGCCATGGCCCATGTTGCTGCCACCAAAACCCAGATCACACTATGGGTCATCGCTAAAGTGTTTGGATGGGGCCAACGCACCTAGAAGGGAATCAGAGGTGAAAAGGAGAGCCAACTATGATCATTTACAAATGCCcaccaagaagaaaaaaacccaaagagtCTTATAGCATCTTTACAACAcaagtgggaatcatgtggccctccagatataaTTGTACTGTAGCTCCTAGCATTTTACACAACTGGCTGTGCAAACTAGGGGCTGCTGGGGGTggtagtccaacaacagctggagagctgcatgattcccactccttcTTTCCAGTATTGCAGGATTATTACTTCAGCCTAAACCCTTCCCCAATGTAGGGTTGAGCAACTTGTGATCctctaaatcagtggtccccaaactgtgccctttaagagaattttggacttcagctcccagaaatctcaGCCATATTGACCTGAGattctgagattctgggagctgaagtccaaaatctcttaaagagcacaatttggggaccactgctctaaatgaTGGCAGAGTACAATCCCCATCATTCCCGGCTGCTGAGAACTGCAATCCGCCCAATTCAGGAGGGCCACAAGAttactacaggctgagtctcccttatccagaattcccaaatccaaaatatttcaagccCCAATTTTTATtccctatgggggggggggggctgagatagtgacacctttgctttcttatgcTCCAGTGTACataagctttgtttcatgcacaaaattatttaaacagttgtacaaaattaccttgaGGCGATGTGTagaaagtatatatgaaacagaaatgaattttgtgtttagacttaggtcccatcacaaagatatctcattacagATGTATTTGCAAGAGACCCAGCGTGGCtcagtgatctgagtgttggactatggctctggaggccagggtttgattcccagcttgtccatgaaacccactgggtgaccttgggcaagtcacactttctcagcctcagaaagcaatggcaaacctcctctgaacaaatcttgccaagaaaacctcatgataggctcaccttcaggttgctataaattggaaatgccaCAACAGCACAATGTCTATGCAAATTCAGGtattccaaaactttggtcccaagccttttggataagggagagtcaacctgtaccATCCTTATTATATGATTCAGCAACCCACCCGTCTAGTGTGtatcctcatgtataagtctagaaatttaagtcaaaacaCTGACCCAAAAAcctctgagtcgacttatccaagggtcaaggtaagtactgtagcttaactcttatttaaaagaaggagccatctccaggtgaaaagcaagaatataatctgagaagcaccaacccccttgactctctcatccattcagtctaagtgcaaagagttatgtctgctgggattttgtaagttctttgacgttgttttgctttgcttcatcctataaatcctttgctatatgcccctaatttttacccttgacttattcactGGTCATagcaaaaatccataattttggcccctaaacgtggccttgacttatagatgagatCGAATTATATAGACGGGTATCTGTATGCAGAGGGGCCTTGTCGCACcattgagagtaactgaaagaagtCAATGGTCCCAACTTTCTGAGGCTGGAGTCCCTTTTCTCAGATGCCTGGCTgagatgcatctgtggaagtggGCTCAGGTCTACCAAAGCTCAGgctactaccaacttctttctatcagttagactcaaaggatGCAATAAGGGCCGTTGGCATACTGATCGTCCAGGCTTTCtgcatctttgaattcttccatcATCTATCTATCAGTCTGTCTTTTCCATCCTTTTCTCCTTTGAGTCTGTTTCATGTTTGCCATTAGCCAAGTgatctggctgcatccacaccggagagataacctggtttggccccgctttaactgttctagctcaaggctatggaattctgggagttggagtttgttgtgggcccagaacggagccttgagccagaaaaagagttgaagcggtgccaaaccggggtATCTCTtaggtgtggatgcagccagagttggGAAAAGAActgccctcctccctcccaaTTCGAAAAAAGAAGTGAAATCTCTGGAAGCGATTACCTGGGGAGTTTAGGGAGAATGGGGGGCCTCTTCCAAGCCCAGGCACActcccccactttcttttctccctttctgtccgacggagggaaaagaaggagggatctgagcagagagagagagtgagcgaagaggaggaggaggaggagggaaaggaatttggatggagagagagagggaagggggatggaggaggggaggaggaggagagcaagagaggcagagaagggaggaagaaggggcagCCTTTGCTCTGGGGTCCCCCACCCCTTGAGTTTCCAAATGCTCCTTTGGCTCCCCCGAAGGGACTTATTCTGAAAGTAAGCATTACTAATTTGGAACATTGTTGGGAAAGCAGCATGGCAgaagatgctctctctctctctcccccttccttccttccctctttccttgacTGCTTGCATGCCAGCCTCCCTTTTTACAGCCTCTTCTGCTttatgcctgcctgcctgcctgcctcccttttCTTGCATGCCTACCATTCTGCCATCCTTGCCTTTTTACAGCCTCTTCTGCCTtcatattttccttccttccttccctgtctgCCATCCTTCCCTTTTTACTGCCTCTTCTGCCTTTAAGCTTCCCTGCCTGCCTACCTGCCATCTTTGCGTTTTTACAGCCTTTTTTCACTttatccttcccttccttccttctttcctccctccttccattctTCTGCCCTTGCCTTTTCCCATTTTGCTTTCTGCAACTCCTTTCTCCCATGCCCATCTCTTTTGTCTCTTGTCAGGCTCACATGCCCACTGTATTGCCTTTTTCTCATCTTTCTTATCTCTTCTTTCCAGTTCGCTCACTCCATATTGATGCTGTTCAGTTTCCTGCAACTGTCTATCCTATCTTTAACACAAGTAACTTTTGCTAGACCCACATTCCCTCTCaagtaaggctgcatctacactggagaaataacccggtttggcaccactttaatttgtctggctcaaggctatggaattctgggagttgctaaAATTGTGGGCCAGAAGATGCCCTTTTTTGGTCTCTTTCTCCTTCATTACTGTACTATAAACTGACTAGTCTTGTAAGTCTGTCGCTTAGAAAGTGCTCCAAAGCAAAGATATTGGAAACCTTGCAAATCCACCATGCTGCAACATGTCTTGTTGTGTCAGCAGTCCTGTTGAAAAATGACAACTCTTTGGGCATCTCAGCCTTGTTCTCATCTTTCTACTGGGCTTCTTTTGATTCAAGGGATTGCAGCCCATATTTGAAATCTCCATTGATCATGTTCATGGTTCATGTCTGGTGTTCAGCCATGTATACAAGAGGTCCACTAGCATTTAAAATCATCTCAATCTTTGTTTTccctctgttttatttctttggttTTTTGAGACAATTCATCCTTCTGGCTTTATTGATACAAACATTAATGTAAACTTTCTTTCACTGATGGCATGTCATGGTTACATAGAAGAGCAAAAGCACATCATGCCAAATCCAATATCTGTCTAAACCCAGGGTATACGAAGTAATCTCATGATTCTTATGAATCTTTCCCTCCCAAAGTTTTCAACCAGGCAAACCTCAGCTCCGATGTACCACTGACtagtatagaaatattttaacaacTACAGATGCTGAATATCATCCATACACTTTTGGACTATTTCACTGGAGACCTTTCTTGTTGGAAAAGCTCATTGACACCGTTGTACATTAATTTGGAACAAGCGTCGATTTGTTTTCCATCAAGGGACAGATTGCAAAACTACATATCCATTTTCCAGAATAAAACTGGCTGCCAATTTCATGCATAACCtaacctttttttccttcttctcgcTTTTATTTCTCTATTTGAGAGAGATAAAAAAGGTCAGGTATGAAGCAGCCCACACTATCTGGAGAAGAACATGCACAAGAAATAACAtgtgtcacatttttaaaaaagcagctagTTCAGAGAAGGTAAGATGAAATAACAATACAAACACAAAACATTCATAATTCCACATTCCCCATGTATTCATACAGGAGGATGAGAGGAATAAATAGCATATGTGTGAATGAATATTCTGAATGATACCCAATGTTTTTAGTGTGATCC from Sceloporus undulatus isolate JIND9_A2432 ecotype Alabama chromosome 6, SceUnd_v1.1, whole genome shotgun sequence carries:
- the LOC121935475 gene encoding twisted gastrulation protein homolog 1-B-like; amino-acid sequence: MTHSVIWVLVAATWAMASPAHGCNKALCASDVSKCLLQEVCQCEANRAGCSCCQECAFCLGNLWESCCECVGLCDERPFAAPRPAQRSSMHNLMSPVPSLFRALTAISDNDSPMGWSILTLPVEEEMKQNHAETDHLLLGPHTGLVLPESDSLNATAPPCQSIFFNECLSMSRCRTACQSVGAWRYRWFHNACCQCVGPDCQGYGGAEAICSNCRN